A genomic region of Zea mays cultivar B73 chromosome 6, Zm-B73-REFERENCE-NAM-5.0, whole genome shotgun sequence contains the following coding sequences:
- the LOC103629361 gene encoding protein MEI2-like 2 isoform X2: protein MFELVLAIQVSSQPHCLFFLMKSDDASAKMKVLADDPDEKDYKFDFDLRQIDDLLPDEDEFFAGITDETEPIGQTNTTEELEEFDVFGNGGGMELDIDPVETITVSFANSSIVDGARGNGINPFGVPNTVGTVAGEHPFGEHPSRTLFVRNINSNVEDSELRSLFEQYGDIRTLYTATKHRGFVMISYFDIRAARNAMRALQNKPLRRRKLDIHFSIPKENPSDKDLNQGTLVIFNLDPSVSNEEVRQIFGAYGEVKEIRETPNKKHHKFIEFYDVRAAEAALRSLNKSEIAGKRIKLEPSRPGGTRRNLMQQLGHDLDQEEPRSYRHPHVGSPIANSPPGAWAHYSSPTDNNMLQAFTRSPTGNGMSPIGMPSLISNAPKIAPIGKDSNRSKYDQVFSNGNQSLGAAFQHSHSYQDHNSEQMSSSPGTLSGPQFLWGSPKPYSEHSKSPIWRPPANGPALSSSSRTQGQGFLYSSRQASLFGSLDQHHHHVGSAPSGAPFENHFGFLSESPETSYMKQLKFGNMGNVGIGRNGGGLMLGMASHASVNPGSSLIGSLTDNVSSSFRPILSPRLGQAFYTNPPYHGPGTFGLDSSIDHARNRRVDSSVLQADSKRQYLLDLEKIRRGDDTRTTLMIKNIPNKYTSKMLLAAIDELHKGIYDFFYLPIDFKNKCNVGYAFINMVSPVHIISFYQAFNGKKWEKFNSEKVASLAYARIQGRSALISHFQNSSLMNEDKRCRPILFNPNGQDSVNQEAFPINGICIHMPLEDDCLDNEENKSLNEKTGENSTDIAGSL, encoded by the exons ATGTTCGAGCTGGTTTTGGCGATACAAGTCTCTTCTCAACCTCACTGCCTGTTCTTCCTCATGAAAAGT GATGACGCTTCGGCCAAAATGAAAGTGCTTGCTGATGATCCTGATGAGAAAGACTACAAGTTCGATTTTGATCTTCGACAGATAGATGACTTGTTGCCTGATGAAGATGAGTTTTTCGCGGGGATCACTGATGAAACTGAGCCCATCGGGCAAACAAATACCACAGAGGAATTGGAGGAGTTTGATGTCTTTGGCAATGGAGGGGGCATGGAGCTGGATATTGACCCTGTGGAGACCATCACAGTTAGTTTTGCAAATTCAAGTATTGTGGACGGGGCTAGAGGCAATGGCATCAACCCTTTTGGTGTCCCAAACACTGTAGGAACTGTGGCTGGGGAGCACCCATTTGGAGAGCACCCTTCCAGGACCTTGTTCGTAAGGAACATCAATAGCAACGTCGAGGACTCTGAACTGCGATCTTTGTTTGAG CAATATGGGGATATCCGTACCCTTTACACTGCAACAAAGCATAGGGGCTTTGTAATGATATCTTATTTCGACATCAGAGCTGCACGGAATGCAATGCGCGCATTGCAGAACAAACCTCTGAGGAGGAGAAAGCTGGACATTCATTTTTCCATCCCAAAG GAGAATCCATCTGACAAAGATTTAAACCAgggaactcttgttatttttaacTTGGATCCATCGGTTTCTAATGAAGAGGTTCGCCAGATTTTTGGGGCATATGGGGAAGTAAAGGAG ATAAGAGAGACACCAAACAAGAAACATCATAAGTTTATAGAGTTCTATGATGTAAGAGCAGCAGAGGCTGCTCTTCGGTCACTGAATAAAAGTGAGATAGCTGGAAAACGAATCAAGTTGGAACCAAGTCGTCCTGGTGGAACACGCAGAAA CTTGATGCAGCAGCTCGGTCACGATTTGGACCAAGAGGAGCCCAGAAGCTACAGACATCCTCATGTTGGTTCACCTATTGCTAACTCTCCTCCAG GGGCATGGGCTCACTATAGTAGTCCAACAGATAACAATATGCTGCAAGCTTTCACTAGGTCTCCAACTGGAAATGGAATGAGTCCTATCGGAATGCCTTCACTGATCTCAAATGCTCCAAAGATTGCTCCAATTGGCAAGGATAGCAATCGGTCTAAATATGATCAAGTCTTCTCAAATGGTAACCAGTCACTGGGAGCTGCATTTCAGCACTCCCACTCATATCAAGATCACAACAGTGAACAGATGAGTTCTAGTCCTGGGACTTTATCAGGGCCCCAGTTTCTCTGGGGAAGTCCAAAGCCATATTCAGAACATTCAAAATCCCCTATTTGGCGTCCACCAGCAAACGGACCTGCATTGTCATCCAGTAGTCGCACTCAGGGCCAAGGATTCTTGTACAGTAGCCGTCAGGCTTCATTATTTGGTTCTTTAGATCAGCACCATCATCATGTTGGCTCTGCCCCTTCAGGTGCTCCATTCGAGAACCATTTTGGCTTTTTATCAGAATCGCCAGAGACATCTTATATGAAGCAACTCAAGTTTGGGAACATGGGTAATGTTGGTATTGGTAGAAACGGGGGAGGCCTCATGCTGGGCATGGCTAGTCATGCTTCTGTGAATCCTGGTTCTTCTCTGATTGGAAGTCTGACAGATAACGTATCTTCTAGCTTCAGACCGATATTGTCACCGAGATTGGGACAGGCATTTTACACTAATCCTCCATACCATGGGCCTGGTACATTCGGACTTGACAGCTCCATTGACCATGCCCGTAACCGCAGAGTTGACAGCAGTGTGTTGCAAGCTGATAGCAAGAGGCAGTATCTGCTTGACTTGGAGAAGATTCGCAGAGGTGATGATACTCGGACAACATTGATGATTAAGAACATCCCGAACAA ATATACATCTAAGATGCTCCTGGCTGCAATTGATGAGCTTCACAAAGGAATTTATGACTTCTTCTACCTGCCAATTGATTTCAAG AACAAATGCAATGTTGGATATGCGTTCATTAACATGGTATCACCGGTGCACATTATATCCTTCTACCAG GCTTTTAATGGTAAGAAATGGGAGAAGTTCAACAGTGAGAAGGTAGCATCTTTGGCTTATGCTAGAATTCAAGGACGGTCTGCACTGATATCACATTTTCAAAATTCAAGTTTGATGAATGAGGATAAGAGGTGCCGCCCCATTCTTTTTAATCCCAATGGTCAGGACTCTGTGAATCAG GAAGCATTCCCAATTAATGGTATATGCATCCACATGCCCCTGGAAGATGATTGCCTTGACAATGAAGAAAACAAGAGTCTGAACGAGAAGACAGGAGAGAACTCTACTGATATCGCTGGGAGTTTGTGA
- the LOC103629361 gene encoding protein MEI2-like 2 isoform X1 — protein MAANNNPWRVPMPPLLNVRAGFGDTSLFSTSLPVLPHEKLIFSHSSHGTPSKDDASAKMKVLADDPDEKDYKFDFDLRQIDDLLPDEDEFFAGITDETEPIGQTNTTEELEEFDVFGNGGGMELDIDPVETITVSFANSSIVDGARGNGINPFGVPNTVGTVAGEHPFGEHPSRTLFVRNINSNVEDSELRSLFEQYGDIRTLYTATKHRGFVMISYFDIRAARNAMRALQNKPLRRRKLDIHFSIPKENPSDKDLNQGTLVIFNLDPSVSNEEVRQIFGAYGEVKEIRETPNKKHHKFIEFYDVRAAEAALRSLNKSEIAGKRIKLEPSRPGGTRRNLMQQLGHDLDQEEPRSYRHPHVGSPIANSPPGAWAHYSSPTDNNMLQAFTRSPTGNGMSPIGMPSLISNAPKIAPIGKDSNRSKYDQVFSNGNQSLGAAFQHSHSYQDHNSEQMSSSPGTLSGPQFLWGSPKPYSEHSKSPIWRPPANGPALSSSSRTQGQGFLYSSRQASLFGSLDQHHHHVGSAPSGAPFENHFGFLSESPETSYMKQLKFGNMGNVGIGRNGGGLMLGMASHASVNPGSSLIGSLTDNVSSSFRPILSPRLGQAFYTNPPYHGPGTFGLDSSIDHARNRRVDSSVLQADSKRQYLLDLEKIRRGDDTRTTLMIKNIPNKYTSKMLLAAIDELHKGIYDFFYLPIDFKNKCNVGYAFINMVSPVHIISFYQAFNGKKWEKFNSEKVASLAYARIQGRSALISHFQNSSLMNEDKRCRPILFNPNGQDSVNQEAFPINGICIHMPLEDDCLDNEENKSLNEKTGENSTDIAGSL, from the exons ATGGCCGCAAATAACAACCCTTGGAGGGTCCCTATGCCACCGCTGCTCAATGTTCGAGCTGGTTTTGGCGATACAAGTCTCTTCTCAACCTCACTGCCTGTTCTTCCTCATGAAAAGT TGATCTTTTCTCATTCTTCTCATGGTACCCCATCAAAGGATGACGCTTCGGCCAAAATGAAAGTGCTTGCTGATGATCCTGATGAGAAAGACTACAAGTTCGATTTTGATCTTCGACAGATAGATGACTTGTTGCCTGATGAAGATGAGTTTTTCGCGGGGATCACTGATGAAACTGAGCCCATCGGGCAAACAAATACCACAGAGGAATTGGAGGAGTTTGATGTCTTTGGCAATGGAGGGGGCATGGAGCTGGATATTGACCCTGTGGAGACCATCACAGTTAGTTTTGCAAATTCAAGTATTGTGGACGGGGCTAGAGGCAATGGCATCAACCCTTTTGGTGTCCCAAACACTGTAGGAACTGTGGCTGGGGAGCACCCATTTGGAGAGCACCCTTCCAGGACCTTGTTCGTAAGGAACATCAATAGCAACGTCGAGGACTCTGAACTGCGATCTTTGTTTGAG CAATATGGGGATATCCGTACCCTTTACACTGCAACAAAGCATAGGGGCTTTGTAATGATATCTTATTTCGACATCAGAGCTGCACGGAATGCAATGCGCGCATTGCAGAACAAACCTCTGAGGAGGAGAAAGCTGGACATTCATTTTTCCATCCCAAAG GAGAATCCATCTGACAAAGATTTAAACCAgggaactcttgttatttttaacTTGGATCCATCGGTTTCTAATGAAGAGGTTCGCCAGATTTTTGGGGCATATGGGGAAGTAAAGGAG ATAAGAGAGACACCAAACAAGAAACATCATAAGTTTATAGAGTTCTATGATGTAAGAGCAGCAGAGGCTGCTCTTCGGTCACTGAATAAAAGTGAGATAGCTGGAAAACGAATCAAGTTGGAACCAAGTCGTCCTGGTGGAACACGCAGAAA CTTGATGCAGCAGCTCGGTCACGATTTGGACCAAGAGGAGCCCAGAAGCTACAGACATCCTCATGTTGGTTCACCTATTGCTAACTCTCCTCCAG GGGCATGGGCTCACTATAGTAGTCCAACAGATAACAATATGCTGCAAGCTTTCACTAGGTCTCCAACTGGAAATGGAATGAGTCCTATCGGAATGCCTTCACTGATCTCAAATGCTCCAAAGATTGCTCCAATTGGCAAGGATAGCAATCGGTCTAAATATGATCAAGTCTTCTCAAATGGTAACCAGTCACTGGGAGCTGCATTTCAGCACTCCCACTCATATCAAGATCACAACAGTGAACAGATGAGTTCTAGTCCTGGGACTTTATCAGGGCCCCAGTTTCTCTGGGGAAGTCCAAAGCCATATTCAGAACATTCAAAATCCCCTATTTGGCGTCCACCAGCAAACGGACCTGCATTGTCATCCAGTAGTCGCACTCAGGGCCAAGGATTCTTGTACAGTAGCCGTCAGGCTTCATTATTTGGTTCTTTAGATCAGCACCATCATCATGTTGGCTCTGCCCCTTCAGGTGCTCCATTCGAGAACCATTTTGGCTTTTTATCAGAATCGCCAGAGACATCTTATATGAAGCAACTCAAGTTTGGGAACATGGGTAATGTTGGTATTGGTAGAAACGGGGGAGGCCTCATGCTGGGCATGGCTAGTCATGCTTCTGTGAATCCTGGTTCTTCTCTGATTGGAAGTCTGACAGATAACGTATCTTCTAGCTTCAGACCGATATTGTCACCGAGATTGGGACAGGCATTTTACACTAATCCTCCATACCATGGGCCTGGTACATTCGGACTTGACAGCTCCATTGACCATGCCCGTAACCGCAGAGTTGACAGCAGTGTGTTGCAAGCTGATAGCAAGAGGCAGTATCTGCTTGACTTGGAGAAGATTCGCAGAGGTGATGATACTCGGACAACATTGATGATTAAGAACATCCCGAACAA ATATACATCTAAGATGCTCCTGGCTGCAATTGATGAGCTTCACAAAGGAATTTATGACTTCTTCTACCTGCCAATTGATTTCAAG AACAAATGCAATGTTGGATATGCGTTCATTAACATGGTATCACCGGTGCACATTATATCCTTCTACCAG GCTTTTAATGGTAAGAAATGGGAGAAGTTCAACAGTGAGAAGGTAGCATCTTTGGCTTATGCTAGAATTCAAGGACGGTCTGCACTGATATCACATTTTCAAAATTCAAGTTTGATGAATGAGGATAAGAGGTGCCGCCCCATTCTTTTTAATCCCAATGGTCAGGACTCTGTGAATCAG GAAGCATTCCCAATTAATGGTATATGCATCCACATGCCCCTGGAAGATGATTGCCTTGACAATGAAGAAAACAAGAGTCTGAACGAGAAGACAGGAGAGAACTCTACTGATATCGCTGGGAGTTTGTGA